A single region of the Candidatus Glassbacteria bacterium genome encodes:
- a CDS encoding ATP-binding protein, which translates to MSVSDSRTYTFDRVERMSIPAEYNRELEVADRAVELALSVGLDAIEADEVRLAVIEAVINAIEHGRSDEGRVHVSFSTASRPARLAVTVGDSGGGFDPADVKIPDIAEKIGTSQRKRGWGLKLMRSLMDEVVIDSSEQGTRVTLIKQSKKAPRD; encoded by the coding sequence ATGAGTGTGAGCGATTCCAGAACTTATACGTTCGACCGGGTAGAGCGGATGAGTATCCCGGCCGAGTATAACCGTGAACTCGAGGTGGCCGACCGTGCGGTGGAGCTGGCGCTGAGTGTCGGTCTGGATGCGATTGAAGCCGACGAGGTCCGTCTGGCGGTGATCGAGGCGGTGATCAACGCAATCGAACACGGCCGCAGCGACGAGGGCCGGGTGCACGTTTCGTTCTCCACTGCCAGCCGGCCGGCCAGGCTCGCCGTCACGGTCGGAGACAGCGGCGGCGGTTTCGACCCGGCGGATGTCAAGATACCGGATATCGCGGAAAAAATCGGCACCAGTCAGCGCAAGCGCGGTTGGGGCCTAAAACTGATGCGCAGCCTGATGGACGAGGTGGTGATCGACAGCAGCGAGCAAGGCACGCGCGTTACCCTGATCAAACAGAGCAAAAAAGCTCCACGCGATTGA
- a CDS encoding LOG family protein — MNGLPDFARIRETVGPPGARWVCVFGTSDPAEKQSTEQARTLGRLLAERGWVVVTGGYTAVMEGANRGAREAGGFSVGVGCRLFSREPNCYLDELIWTGNLLMRLETLLHLGDGYVACKGGTGTLAEIAVAWEYINKKILPPRPLVLLGEFWSRLPEILSDQAAAPGVSPGRAGKTIATAETCERAVELLADGFERLEREN; from the coding sequence ATGAACGGCCTGCCTGATTTCGCCAGGATCAGGGAAACTGTCGGCCCGCCGGGAGCGCGCTGGGTCTGCGTGTTCGGCACCAGCGACCCTGCCGAGAAGCAAAGCACGGAGCAGGCACGGACCCTGGGCCGACTGCTGGCCGAGCGGGGCTGGGTGGTGGTCACGGGCGGGTATACGGCCGTGATGGAGGGCGCCAACCGGGGTGCCAGGGAGGCCGGCGGATTCAGTGTCGGTGTGGGCTGCCGGTTGTTCAGCAGAGAGCCGAACTGCTACCTCGACGAGTTGATCTGGACCGGGAACCTGCTGATGCGGCTCGAAACTCTGCTTCATCTCGGCGACGGTTACGTGGCCTGCAAGGGCGGGACCGGAACCCTGGCCGAGATCGCTGTCGCCTGGGAATATATCAACAAGAAGATCCTCCCGCCCCGTCCGCTGGTGCTGCTGGGCGAATTCTGGAGCAGACTGCCGGAGATCCTCAGCGATCAGGCCGCTGCGCCGGGTGTCAGTCCGGGCCGGGCCGGCAAGACAATCGCCACGGCCGAAACCTGTGAACGGGCGGTGGAGCTGCTGGCCGACGGGTTCGAGCGGCTGGAGCGGGAAAACTGA
- a CDS encoding STAS domain-containing protein, with protein sequence MPDNFEVNVQREPTHAILRTEGYINNTGGEKIAQECYKLLDEGVKTFILNLANSPIVNSVGIAVLIELIERVKEDGDKVIFCNCTPVIAKTFKIMGLTQYAELYENEKEALAKIR encoded by the coding sequence ATGCCGGATAATTTTGAAGTCAACGTACAGCGGGAACCCACCCACGCAATCCTCCGCACGGAAGGATATATCAACAACACCGGCGGAGAAAAAATAGCCCAGGAGTGCTATAAGCTGCTGGACGAGGGTGTGAAGACGTTTATTCTCAACCTCGCCAATTCTCCAATTGTCAACAGCGTGGGTATCGCCGTTCTGATCGAACTGATCGAACGGGTGAAAGAAGACGGCGACAAGGTTATTTTCTGCAACTGCACGCCGGTTATCGCCAAGACATTCAAGATCATGGGTCTTACCCAGTACGCCGAGTTATATGAAAATGAAAAAGAAGCCCTTGCGAAAATTCGCTAG
- a CDS encoding SH3 domain-containing protein — MKMKKKPLRKFASSLLAALMVTVYSAGPSGAVFDQSTLDGRHYINIIFILDCSASMNKIIGPVRKIDIAKKTVETILKNLAIESHQAGSMDTGLRVFGSKFYKWKKNCDDTTLEIPLGDVEDTMNPILLKVQSVIAKGQSSLALTMDALTGDFPEADDQCSFIVVVSDGDESCGGNPCLAVEQLVSTSQGVSVNTLGVETGPAGYDNLNCMAEAGNGLYFDSKDVEEFVLFLKQCNETIQRNRQRMAEEEVDTTIIVQRDITENMTEYKVENQMPLYPDRDERFGAVDTLTPEDKVFMISSRGLWIEVFAPEKQISGWILAKTGGAAYSVTVTDDKTPLYVEKSPSSEVVSYLDAGAQLTVLKREGAWYHVFNSNTNIRGWVIAFNVAEN; from the coding sequence ATGAAAATGAAAAAGAAGCCCTTGCGAAAATTCGCTAGTAGCCTGCTGGCTGCCCTGATGGTGACGGTGTACTCCGCGGGGCCCTCCGGCGCGGTATTCGACCAGTCGACCCTGGATGGCCGTCACTACATCAACATTATCTTTATCCTCGACTGTTCGGCCAGCATGAACAAAATCATCGGGCCGGTTCGTAAAATCGATATCGCCAAGAAGACGGTCGAGACGATCCTGAAAAACCTGGCCATTGAAAGCCATCAGGCCGGCTCGATGGACACGGGCCTGCGCGTGTTCGGCTCTAAATTCTACAAGTGGAAGAAGAACTGCGACGACACCACGCTGGAAATTCCGCTGGGTGATGTCGAAGACACGATGAACCCGATCCTGCTCAAGGTCCAGAGTGTCATCGCCAAGGGCCAGAGTTCGCTGGCGCTGACCATGGATGCGCTCACCGGCGATTTCCCCGAAGCCGACGACCAGTGCAGCTTCATTGTCGTTGTCTCCGACGGTGACGAGTCGTGCGGCGGCAATCCCTGCCTGGCGGTCGAACAGCTTGTCAGCACCAGCCAGGGAGTGTCGGTGAATACCCTGGGCGTGGAAACCGGTCCCGCCGGATACGACAATCTAAACTGTATGGCCGAGGCCGGGAACGGACTCTATTTCGACAGCAAGGACGTCGAAGAGTTTGTCCTGTTTCTCAAGCAGTGCAACGAGACTATCCAGCGCAACAGGCAGAGGATGGCCGAGGAAGAAGTCGATACAACCATAATCGTCCAGCGGGACATTACCGAGAACATGACCGAGTACAAGGTTGAAAATCAGATGCCGCTTTATCCGGACCGTGACGAGCGCTTCGGCGCAGTGGACACGCTGACTCCAGAGGACAAGGTGTTCATGATTTCCAGCCGCGGTCTCTGGATTGAGGTATTTGCGCCGGAAAAACAAATCTCGGGCTGGATCCTGGCCAAGACAGGCGGGGCCGCTTACTCGGTGACCGTTACCGATGATAAAACGCCGCTCTACGTGGAAAAAAGCCCGTCCAGCGAGGTAGTTTCCTACCTGGACGCCGGCGCCCAGTTGACCGTGCTCAAGCGGGAAGGCGCCTGGTATCACGTGTTCAACTCCAATACAAACATCCGGGGCTGGGTAATCGCATTCAACGTTGCCGAAAACTGA
- a CDS encoding aminodeoxychorismate/anthranilate synthase component II, whose translation MILVIDNYDSFTYNLVQYLGELGAELEVRRNDRITVAQVESLRPESIIISPGPGTPDDAGISLDLLDRLGRDVPFLGVCLGHQCIGQVYGGRVVGAPSLMHGKTSMISHCGSDLYRDVPSPFEATRYHSLIVAEEGLPECLEITARTGDGVIMGLRHREFPVEGVQFHPESILTFEGKKLLGNFLSRLEMR comes from the coding sequence ATGATTCTGGTCATTGACAACTATGACAGCTTTACCTATAATCTCGTCCAGTATCTGGGCGAACTCGGGGCCGAATTGGAAGTCCGGCGTAACGACAGGATTACGGTCGCGCAGGTTGAATCGTTGCGGCCGGAGAGCATAATCATCTCGCCGGGTCCCGGCACGCCTGATGATGCGGGTATCTCGCTCGATCTGCTCGACCGGTTGGGCCGGGATGTCCCCTTCCTCGGAGTCTGCCTCGGTCATCAGTGTATCGGTCAGGTCTACGGTGGCCGGGTGGTCGGAGCGCCCTCACTCATGCACGGAAAAACCAGCATGATCAGCCACTGCGGGTCGGACCTTTACCGCGACGTGCCCAGCCCGTTCGAAGCCACCCGGTATCACAGTCTGATTGTCGCCGAGGAGGGGCTGCCGGAGTGTCTGGAGATTACCGCGCGCACCGGGGACGGTGTGATCATGGGACTCCGCCACCGGGAATTCCCGGTCGAGGGCGTGCAGTTTCACCCCGAGTCTATCCTGACTTTCGAGGGTAAAAAGCTGCTGGGTAATTTCCTGAGCAGGCTGGAGATGAGGTAA
- the trpE gene encoding anthranilate synthase component I — protein MTKIRPAEEMFLEVARPGTIVPVVAELYTDTETPISVFKKLCEPNDYAFLLESVEMEEKIGRYSFLGLATCTVIRARGDRIEQVTDGELTVSRGNPVEYLKEYIGRYKPVPLPGLPPFQCGVVGYFSYDTIRYFEDIPCTKPDPLQLPDCYLMVADQMIVFDHIKHTLTVIKNAFIEEGDDPVQEYRRACEKVEWLVRRINEIVLVPQNIGSRTGSELPEISSNTTREEYERMVVRAKEYIHAGDIFQVVLSHRLSTRLSCDPFDLYRALRRVNPSPYMFYLKFGDLKVAGSSPEVLVRVQDGVVTSRPLAGTRPRGADEAEDQRLEQELLADPKERAEHVMLVDLGRNDLGRVCEYGSVRVTEQMKIERYSHVMHIVSNVEGDMRKGVNALDVLGACFPAGTVSGAPKVRAMEIIDELEKEERGIYAGAAGYIDFSGNLDTCIAIRTIVIKDNVAYIQAGAGIVADSDPASEYQETINKATALLKAVEQSGEFL, from the coding sequence ATGACGAAAATACGACCTGCGGAAGAAATGTTCCTCGAAGTGGCCCGGCCGGGTACGATTGTGCCGGTTGTCGCTGAACTTTACACGGATACGGAAACCCCGATCAGCGTTTTCAAAAAACTGTGCGAGCCGAACGACTACGCTTTCCTGCTGGAGAGCGTGGAGATGGAAGAGAAAATCGGCCGCTACAGCTTCCTGGGCCTGGCCACCTGCACGGTTATCCGCGCCCGCGGCGACAGGATCGAACAGGTCACCGACGGCGAGCTTACGGTTTCCCGGGGCAACCCGGTCGAGTATCTCAAGGAATATATCGGCCGCTACAAACCGGTTCCCCTGCCCGGACTGCCTCCGTTCCAGTGCGGTGTAGTCGGCTATTTTTCCTACGATACGATCCGCTATTTCGAAGATATCCCCTGCACCAAGCCCGACCCCCTCCAGTTGCCCGACTGCTACCTGATGGTGGCCGACCAGATGATCGTTTTCGACCATATCAAGCACACCCTGACAGTGATCAAGAACGCTTTTATCGAGGAAGGTGATGATCCCGTTCAGGAATACAGGCGGGCCTGCGAAAAAGTGGAGTGGCTGGTGCGGAGAATCAACGAGATTGTGCTCGTGCCCCAGAATATCGGTTCGAGAACCGGTTCGGAGCTGCCGGAGATAAGCTCGAACACCACCCGCGAGGAATACGAGCGCATGGTGGTCCGGGCCAAGGAGTATATCCACGCCGGCGATATCTTTCAGGTGGTTCTCTCGCACCGGCTGTCCACCAGGCTGAGTTGCGACCCGTTCGACCTCTATCGTGCACTGCGGCGGGTGAATCCCTCGCCCTACATGTTCTACCTCAAGTTCGGCGACCTCAAGGTGGCCGGATCGAGCCCGGAAGTGCTGGTGCGGGTCCAGGACGGCGTGGTTACCTCCCGTCCGCTGGCCGGCACCCGTCCCCGCGGAGCCGATGAGGCCGAGGACCAGCGCCTGGAGCAGGAACTGCTGGCCGATCCCAAGGAGCGCGCCGAGCACGTGATGCTGGTCGATCTGGGGCGCAACGATCTCGGCAGGGTCTGCGAATACGGCTCCGTGCGGGTCACCGAGCAGATGAAAATCGAACGCTACAGCCACGTAATGCATATCGTCAGCAACGTGGAGGGCGACATGCGCAAAGGAGTCAACGCGCTCGATGTGCTGGGGGCCTGTTTCCCGGCGGGTACTGTCAGCGGAGCGCCTAAGGTGCGCGCCATGGAGATAATCGACGAGCTCGAGAAAGAGGAACGCGGGATCTATGCGGGCGCGGCGGGATATATCGATTTCAGCGGCAACCTGGATACCTGTATCGCGATCCGCACAATCGTGATCAAGGACAACGTTGCCTATATCCAGGCCGGCGCAGGGATCGTAGCCGACAGCGATCCTGCAAGCGAATATCAGGAAACGATTAACAAGGCCACCGCCCTGCTCAAGGCGGTCGAACAGAGTGGAGAGTTCCTATGA
- a CDS encoding response regulator: MQFALRVNPGRDAQLFLESKVSSLRKLNPGEDMGKLDQEIQYVFTGRYDNVKKDSRFNQYFLTPRKNLHAESTSRGETIIGAFQLMDSVQSELSRSAGDNQVNQEQYFQHKIDALEQLFAADIGIFNRYFVQLFLRSTFHDPSMTGDALEEVKARFEEFLSDQDILLNFFAWLHEFSLLNQERNTLDQNKKASLSQRLEDQINHGDTIDTLKRQIVLCEMLKGIARRIIGIAEGHSPLDQVRKVLDEVYDSGGENREQAGVLEKFTDYYRVEIEKVRESLVYKRIMFLNAGHKEALKNRKQWLEAIDIDMAAKLVDLLQVPEPQDGKLSGEQQEQAKLVATFRQQIDECRQAATDTEGGKGDTGPPAAGRSFDEGMMNLLVLRLSSNNLLEEEIEKMAGELDDYRRKEKLDYQSNMVKSYNDNIIRLTQCLYYYVEINALRNRAIENRAMDVMESVRQEVSELEETLGKVMAGRREEGGEAAGSGAEKKKQGAADDTEEKDGAKAKPVKIDLSKITDPVKRAELLAAQLKDMPDSKKIKPLKELAYAGGLDTLKDILPLSQYRSEFLRNLARNTTIKIILRLLRENEETPILGIKQKQKLIDFVVGLDKRFSYLKNMEISNPATIQKIFDILIREDKDFTARTLGDIIIDEDDNVRATAVKMIAEMLDQHESSLLMKMLNDKSARVRANVIESLEATGNRNVLGILMKYKYDKDNRVRANTLKAIWNFGHKDIQESLEEMLISTDDKMKASAAWLIGEIGQGQLDLKNLLKVIEKDKAEPIKRNVQLARQKIARREEGIRILVADDDIKFCQSVCARLIREGFKATAVYNGKALLSAAALEVPDVILLDLRMPLVNGMEALKTLRTNEKTAETPVIMMSELNSTVLLKQISRAGANDYLIKPCNYERIRDKIKPYI, encoded by the coding sequence ATGCAATTTGCGCTGCGGGTCAATCCGGGCCGGGACGCCCAGCTTTTCCTGGAATCGAAAGTATCCTCCCTGCGGAAACTGAATCCGGGAGAGGATATGGGCAAACTCGATCAGGAAATCCAGTATGTTTTTACCGGCAGGTACGACAACGTGAAAAAGGACTCGCGCTTCAATCAGTATTTTCTAACCCCCCGCAAAAATCTGCACGCCGAAAGCACCAGCCGCGGCGAGACGATAATCGGCGCATTTCAGTTGATGGACAGCGTCCAGAGCGAACTGTCCCGCAGCGCCGGAGACAATCAGGTGAATCAGGAGCAATACTTCCAGCACAAGATCGATGCGCTGGAGCAGTTGTTCGCCGCCGACATCGGTATCTTTAACCGGTATTTTGTGCAGCTCTTCCTGCGGAGCACGTTCCACGACCCGAGCATGACCGGCGATGCGCTTGAGGAGGTCAAGGCCCGATTCGAGGAATTCCTGTCCGATCAGGATATCCTGCTGAACTTTTTCGCCTGGCTCCACGAGTTCAGCCTGCTTAACCAGGAGCGCAACACCCTGGACCAGAACAAAAAGGCCTCGCTCAGCCAGCGTCTCGAGGACCAGATCAACCACGGGGATACAATCGACACCCTGAAACGGCAGATTGTCCTCTGCGAAATGCTCAAGGGTATCGCGCGGCGGATAATCGGGATCGCCGAGGGACATTCGCCGCTGGACCAGGTCAGAAAAGTTCTGGATGAAGTTTACGACAGCGGGGGCGAGAACCGGGAGCAGGCGGGAGTTCTCGAAAAATTTACGGATTACTACCGCGTTGAGATCGAAAAAGTGCGTGAATCGCTGGTATACAAGCGCATCATGTTTTTGAACGCCGGCCATAAAGAAGCCCTGAAAAACCGTAAGCAGTGGCTCGAGGCAATAGATATAGATATGGCGGCTAAACTTGTAGACCTGCTGCAGGTACCGGAGCCACAGGACGGAAAATTGTCCGGGGAGCAACAGGAACAGGCCAAGCTGGTTGCAACTTTCCGTCAGCAGATCGACGAGTGCAGGCAGGCGGCAACTGATACTGAAGGCGGGAAGGGGGATACCGGTCCTCCCGCGGCCGGCAGGAGTTTTGACGAGGGCATGATGAACCTCCTGGTGCTGAGGCTGTCGAGCAATAACCTGCTGGAGGAAGAGATTGAAAAGATGGCGGGAGAACTCGATGATTACCGCAGGAAAGAGAAACTGGATTACCAGAGCAATATGGTTAAATCATACAACGACAATATCATACGTCTGACTCAGTGTCTGTACTACTATGTCGAGATCAATGCGCTGAGGAACAGGGCGATAGAAAACAGGGCCATGGACGTGATGGAGAGCGTGAGGCAGGAAGTGAGCGAGCTGGAGGAGACTCTAGGCAAGGTGATGGCGGGGAGGCGCGAAGAAGGCGGTGAAGCTGCCGGAAGCGGAGCTGAAAAGAAAAAGCAGGGTGCCGCCGATGATACGGAGGAGAAAGACGGGGCAAAAGCTAAACCGGTAAAAATCGACCTGTCGAAAATCACGGATCCGGTAAAGCGGGCCGAACTGCTGGCGGCCCAGCTGAAAGATATGCCCGATTCGAAGAAGATAAAGCCGCTCAAGGAGCTTGCGTATGCCGGGGGACTGGACACTCTGAAAGATATCCTGCCGCTCTCGCAGTACCGCAGCGAATTCCTGCGGAATCTGGCCCGCAACACCACGATCAAAATCATCCTGCGCCTGCTCAGGGAAAACGAAGAAACTCCGATTCTGGGAATTAAGCAGAAACAGAAGTTGATCGATTTCGTGGTCGGCCTGGACAAACGCTTCTCTTATCTGAAGAACATGGAGATCAGCAATCCAGCCACGATCCAGAAAATATTCGATATCCTGATCCGGGAGGACAAGGATTTCACTGCGAGGACCCTGGGGGATATCATCATCGACGAGGACGATAACGTGCGCGCGACAGCGGTGAAAATGATAGCCGAGATGCTGGACCAGCACGAGAGCAGCCTGCTGATGAAGATGCTCAACGACAAAAGCGCCCGCGTGCGCGCCAACGTGATCGAGTCGCTGGAAGCCACCGGCAACCGCAACGTACTGGGCATCCTGATGAAATACAAATACGACAAGGACAACCGGGTACGGGCCAACACGCTGAAAGCAATCTGGAATTTCGGCCATAAGGATATCCAGGAGTCGCTGGAGGAGATGCTGATTTCGACCGACGACAAAATGAAAGCCAGCGCGGCGTGGCTGATCGGCGAGATCGGCCAGGGGCAGCTCGATTTGAAAAACTTGTTGAAAGTTATCGAGAAGGACAAGGCGGAACCGATCAAGCGCAACGTGCAGCTTGCCCGCCAGAAAATCGCGCGGCGCGAGGAGGGGATCAGGATCCTGGTTGCCGACGACGATATCAAGTTCTGCCAGTCTGTCTGCGCGCGGCTGATTCGCGAAGGTTTCAAGGCGACCGCGGTCTACAACGGCAAGGCCCTGCTTTCCGCGGCAGCCCTGGAGGTGCCGGACGTGATTCTGCTCGATCTGCGGATGCCGCTGGTCAACGGGATGGAGGCGTTGAAAACATTGCGAACTAACGAGAAGACAGCTGAGACTCCGGTGATCATGATGAGCGAATTGAACAGCACCGTGCTGCTGAAGCAGATCAGCAGGGCGGGGGCAAACGATTACCTGATCAAGCCGTGCAACTACGAGCGGATCAGGGACAAGATAAAACCGTATATCTGA
- a CDS encoding LD-carboxypeptidase, with protein MNTSQNYPIRPPLLRKGDTVGLVAPASPLIDLRDISRAKKVLAGLGFRVVEGRYIRRRHGFLAGADSERTADIHRMFENRSVNAVMALRGGYGSARILDSLDWELIRSNPKVLVGHSDLTALLNAVHQRTGLVTFWGPQAGYDLGRCPSPFKTRHLLSVIGRAQAPLPLPSSPPSPRRKLKVLSGGRAEGRLTGGNLSIITSLLGTPYEIDTSGRIFFFEDVDEEPYKIDRMLNQLAQAGKLREAAGVIVGRCVDCESSGRMKRSFRLADVLEHWLAPLGKPAIYGLPVGHEQDKLTLPIGVKALLEAGDTTGVTLLEPSVTADGGHAG; from the coding sequence ATGAACACGAGCCAAAATTATCCGATCCGTCCGCCGCTGCTGCGCAAGGGCGATACTGTCGGCCTGGTGGCTCCGGCCAGCCCGCTGATCGATCTGCGGGATATCTCCAGGGCGAAAAAAGTGCTGGCAGGACTGGGGTTCCGGGTGGTCGAGGGCAGGTATATCCGCCGGCGGCACGGGTTCCTTGCCGGTGCAGACAGCGAAAGAACAGCGGATATCCATCGTATGTTCGAAAACAGGTCTGTCAACGCAGTGATGGCTCTTCGCGGCGGCTACGGGAGCGCCAGGATACTCGACAGCCTGGACTGGGAACTGATCCGGTCCAATCCGAAAGTGCTGGTGGGCCACAGCGACCTGACCGCCCTGCTCAATGCCGTTCATCAGCGCACCGGCCTGGTGACATTCTGGGGGCCGCAGGCGGGTTACGACCTCGGCCGCTGCCCGTCGCCGTTCAAGACAAGGCACCTCCTGTCCGTAATCGGCAGGGCACAGGCCCCGCTTCCCCTGCCCTCTTCTCCCCCGTCACCGCGAAGGAAGCTCAAAGTTCTTAGCGGCGGCCGCGCGGAGGGAAGATTGACCGGAGGCAACCTCAGCATAATCACCAGCCTGCTGGGCACACCTTACGAGATCGACACGTCCGGCCGGATATTTTTTTTCGAGGATGTGGACGAGGAACCGTACAAGATTGACCGGATGCTGAATCAACTGGCCCAGGCCGGGAAACTCCGCGAGGCGGCCGGGGTTATCGTGGGCCGCTGCGTGGACTGCGAATCATCGGGCCGGATGAAACGCTCGTTCAGGCTGGCCGACGTCCTGGAACACTGGCTGGCCCCGCTGGGCAAACCGGCAATCTACGGCCTGCCTGTGGGTCACGAGCAAGATAAGCTGACCCTGCCGATTGGGGTCAAAGCTCTGCTGGAAGCAGGCGATACAACGGGTGTCACCCTGCTGGAACCCTCGGTGACAGCTGACGGCGGGCACGCGGGCTGA
- the trpD gene encoding anthranilate phosphoribosyltransferase, with protein MIVDAIRLVVDGTDLSAEQAREAMNEIMEGSALPSQIGAFLTALRMKGETVEEITAFAGVMRDKVRRVSPGRHAELLDTCGTGGDGSGSFNISTAAAFVAAGADVPVAKHGNRSVSSSCGSADVLRELGVNIEAPPEVVERSLDQAGICFIFAPLFHPAMKHAIGPRREMGIRTVFNVLGPLTNPAGACCQLLGVYDEALTDKLAGVLAGLGSRKAYVVHGHDGLDEISLAGPTTVSALKDGKVTTKNIRPEEFGFEPRPAESLKGGDAAVNAGIMRDVLGGKRSPCRDAVVLNAGAAISAYHHEMSIEDGVGLAAGSIDSGKAAEKLAALVELTKGAG; from the coding sequence ATGATTGTCGATGCTATACGCCTGGTAGTCGACGGCACGGATCTCAGCGCCGAACAGGCGCGCGAGGCGATGAACGAGATCATGGAAGGCAGCGCCCTGCCGTCGCAGATCGGAGCGTTCCTCACCGCCCTGCGGATGAAGGGCGAAACTGTCGAGGAAATAACTGCGTTCGCCGGGGTGATGCGCGACAAAGTCCGCCGGGTCTCGCCGGGCCGCCACGCCGAGCTGCTCGATACCTGCGGCACCGGCGGTGACGGGTCCGGAAGTTTCAATATCAGCACCGCCGCAGCGTTTGTGGCGGCCGGCGCGGATGTTCCGGTGGCCAAGCACGGCAACCGTTCGGTTTCCAGCAGCTGCGGCAGCGCCGATGTGCTTCGTGAGCTGGGAGTGAATATCGAGGCTCCGCCGGAGGTTGTGGAACGCTCTCTGGACCAGGCCGGAATCTGTTTTATTTTCGCCCCGCTGTTCCACCCGGCGATGAAACACGCTATCGGCCCGCGCCGCGAGATGGGAATCCGGACGGTGTTCAACGTCCTCGGGCCTCTGACCAATCCCGCCGGCGCATGTTGCCAGCTGCTGGGCGTATACGATGAAGCGCTGACCGACAAGCTGGCGGGAGTCCTGGCCGGACTGGGCAGCCGCAAGGCCTACGTGGTCCACGGTCATGACGGGCTGGACGAGATCTCGCTGGCCGGGCCGACCACCGTGAGCGCGCTGAAAGACGGCAAGGTGACGACCAAAAATATCCGGCCCGAGGAGTTCGGCTTCGAGCCGCGGCCGGCCGAATCGCTCAAGGGCGGTGACGCCGCCGTCAACGCGGGGATCATGCGCGATGTCCTGGGCGGCAAGCGGAGCCCCTGCCGCGACGCAGTCGTGCTCAACGCCGGTGCTGCCATCAGCGCCTATCACCACGAGATGTCCATCGAGGACGGTGTCGGACTGGCAGCCGGGTCGATTGACAGCGGCAAGGCCGCCGAAAAACTGGCTGCCCTGGTGGAACTGACCAAGGGAGCGGGCTGA
- a CDS encoding cyclic nucleotide-binding domain-containing protein: MAGVAKKFTRGEVIIAEGSVGTNVYIVRSGRVEVFKNSPGGAVQLATLGANEVFGEMSLIDERFSRRTASVRALEDSEIIILDRDGFDSYLKGTSAGISNLIKRLSSRLRETNDIICHAGFDPQNLPKAIKMTQADEGGGRLTDDQMAEAVDAAVDLQLLPKKFRKGQTLIREAAEAMSIFLLKSGTVRVSKTVSGEEVEIDDLTVNEVFGEISAFDDGVRFFTVKALEDGEAVVFSKKQMDEMLRKAPLELFLILDCVVMKLKRTSLRFLESLEKEIALKKEAAGLGEKLDSVKLENTALQNEVTELSGKLEKLTQQLRKLQPQQPGG, encoded by the coding sequence ATGGCGGGTGTGGCGAAAAAATTTACCCGCGGTGAAGTGATAATCGCCGAGGGATCGGTTGGGACCAACGTTTATATCGTCCGCTCCGGCCGGGTCGAAGTGTTCAAGAACAGCCCCGGCGGCGCGGTCCAGCTCGCCACGCTCGGGGCCAACGAAGTTTTCGGCGAGATGAGCCTGATCGACGAACGGTTCAGCCGCCGCACCGCCAGCGTCCGGGCCCTGGAGGACAGCGAAATCATCATCCTCGACCGCGACGGGTTCGACAGCTACCTCAAAGGCACCTCTGCCGGCATTTCCAACCTGATCAAGCGCCTCTCCAGCCGGCTGAGAGAAACCAACGATATTATCTGCCACGCCGGTTTCGACCCTCAGAACCTGCCGAAGGCGATCAAAATGACCCAGGCCGATGAGGGCGGGGGACGGTTGACCGATGACCAGATGGCCGAGGCTGTCGACGCCGCGGTGGACCTTCAGCTCCTGCCTAAAAAATTCCGCAAGGGACAGACCCTGATCCGCGAGGCGGCCGAGGCGATGAGTATTTTCCTGCTGAAAAGCGGAACCGTGAGGGTCTCGAAAACAGTCAGCGGCGAAGAGGTCGAGATTGACGACCTGACTGTCAACGAGGTGTTCGGCGAGATCAGCGCGTTCGACGATGGCGTGAGGTTTTTCACCGTCAAGGCGCTGGAAGACGGTGAGGCGGTGGTTTTCAGCAAGAAACAGATGGACGAGATGCTGCGCAAGGCTCCCCTGGAGCTGTTCCTGATCCTGGACTGCGTCGTGATGAAACTCAAGCGCACCTCGCTGCGGTTCCTCGAATCGCTGGAGAAAGAAATTGCGCTCAAAAAAGAAGCCGCCGGCCTGGGAGAAAAACTGGACAGTGTCAAGCTGGAAAATACGGCCCTGCAGAACGAGGTAACCGAACTGTCCGGCAAGCTTGAAAAGCTCACGCAGCAACTTCGCAAACTCCAGCCGCAGCAGCCCGGCGGCTGA